The proteins below are encoded in one region of Haladaptatus sp. R4:
- a CDS encoding MFS transporter has protein sequence MTTADADGNTADTSGTSADVNATNPSLWRNNDFRRFFAGEFVTNAGDSLYTVAVLWLVFDLTGSTVLTGIANSLLLLPWLLQMFAGPIVDRLRLKPVLVGSQVVQGVVVLALPLAAAMGWMNVGVLLMVVPILTLANLLMEPMQATLVPRIVAKRRLSRANSALATVTLGLDMVFDALGGAFIAVFGATTLFLLDSVTFAVAGMLFAGITVTAVDTVGESEGGDEPLLGSYVADLRAGADVLRGTVFVELILTTAVVNLATGVTLAILPAFGDGLGGPAVYGLLLGALGIGRLVGSVVAPRFEGVSYGRLLLVGNSLGACCWFAAVYAPSAALTVVLFGAAWIPAGVNGVLTATLNQTVFPADRLARISSIKGTASGATLPLGSLVGGVVAEVLGTTTTMGLAAFGFGFTGLYILVRPRLRRLPAVADANPAAFDVTPESGDGE, from the coding sequence ATGACCACGGCGGACGCGGACGGGAATACAGCCGACACGAGCGGAACGTCGGCGGACGTGAACGCCACGAACCCGTCGCTGTGGCGGAATAACGACTTCCGGCGGTTCTTCGCCGGGGAATTTGTGACAAATGCCGGGGACAGCCTCTACACCGTCGCGGTCCTGTGGCTCGTCTTCGACCTCACCGGTTCGACCGTCCTCACGGGAATCGCCAACTCGCTGTTGTTGCTCCCGTGGCTCCTGCAGATGTTCGCCGGACCGATAGTGGACCGACTACGGCTCAAACCCGTGCTCGTGGGGTCACAAGTGGTACAGGGCGTCGTCGTCCTCGCACTTCCGCTTGCCGCGGCGATGGGATGGATGAACGTCGGCGTCCTGCTCATGGTGGTCCCGATACTGACGCTGGCGAACCTGCTGATGGAGCCGATGCAGGCGACGCTGGTCCCCCGTATCGTGGCCAAGCGACGACTGTCGAGGGCGAACTCGGCGCTCGCGACCGTCACGCTCGGACTCGACATGGTGTTCGACGCCCTCGGTGGTGCCTTCATCGCCGTCTTCGGGGCGACGACGCTGTTCCTGCTCGACTCGGTCACGTTCGCCGTCGCCGGGATGCTGTTCGCGGGAATCACCGTGACCGCGGTGGACACCGTCGGCGAATCGGAAGGGGGCGACGAACCGCTGCTCGGCTCGTACGTCGCCGACCTGCGAGCGGGGGCCGACGTCCTCCGTGGAACGGTCTTCGTCGAACTGATACTCACGACCGCGGTGGTCAACCTGGCGACCGGCGTGACGCTCGCCATCCTCCCGGCCTTCGGCGACGGTCTGGGAGGTCCCGCGGTCTACGGCCTGCTACTCGGTGCGCTTGGCATCGGCCGACTCGTCGGGTCGGTAGTCGCGCCCCGTTTCGAAGGCGTCTCGTACGGACGGTTGCTCCTCGTCGGCAATTCGCTGGGAGCGTGCTGTTGGTTCGCCGCCGTTTATGCGCCGTCGGCGGCGCTCACGGTGGTCCTGTTCGGAGCCGCGTGGATACCCGCGGGCGTCAACGGCGTGCTCACGGCGACGTTGAATCAGACCGTGTTTCCGGCCGACCGACTCGCTCGGATATCGTCCATCAAGGGAACCGCCTCGGGTGCCACGCTACCGCTCGGTTCGCTGGTCGGCGGCGTCGTCGCCGAGGTGCTGGGAACGACGACGACGATGGGACTGGCCGCGTTCGGTTTCGGGTTCACGGGGCTGTACATACTCGTACGGCCGCGACTCCGACGGCTCCCCGCCGTCGCGGATGCGAATCCCGCGGCGTTCGACGTGACGCCGGAATCGGGCGACGGGGAGTAG
- a CDS encoding DUF4352 domain-containing protein — MRRRRFLTASGATLGWGALAGCTGSGPNSGGNGDSSKNKSKGGSGNATESTSDGTDDGSADSGGITTANGFQLVSAKVPKKVTMGKQFTLKLTIKNVGDSSKAFESAVSVEGNAPGSQQMGHIQTDKIAPGKTTTWSTKLTYPYVATVNYHIAELKKTFSIDIVGETLSFGESFLSPNEIAVTVQDVTLTDHYRYKPDSGGSEDVEASDGSQWAFVTVKAENKFRMKQTLPMGNQFVLHTGGKKIKPTDHIAKEDGKYKVNKFGDRTVASGESLAGWLAYELPADVSEQDITIEWHGNDDEGSWWTRWNQ, encoded by the coding sequence ATGCGCCGTAGAAGATTTCTGACGGCGTCCGGAGCGACACTCGGCTGGGGGGCCTTGGCGGGGTGTACGGGTTCCGGACCGAACAGCGGCGGGAATGGGGATAGCTCGAAGAACAAATCGAAGGGCGGGTCGGGTAACGCTACCGAATCGACTTCGGACGGCACCGACGACGGGAGCGCCGACAGTGGTGGAATCACCACTGCCAACGGCTTCCAACTCGTGTCCGCGAAGGTACCGAAGAAGGTCACGATGGGGAAGCAGTTTACGCTCAAACTCACCATCAAAAACGTCGGTGACAGTTCGAAGGCGTTCGAATCCGCGGTGTCGGTCGAAGGCAACGCGCCGGGGTCCCAGCAAATGGGACACATCCAAACCGACAAAATCGCGCCGGGGAAGACGACGACGTGGTCCACCAAACTCACGTATCCGTACGTGGCGACGGTCAACTACCACATCGCGGAACTGAAGAAGACGTTCTCCATCGATATCGTCGGCGAAACGCTCTCCTTCGGCGAGTCGTTCCTCAGTCCGAACGAGATCGCCGTGACGGTGCAGGATGTCACCCTCACCGACCACTATCGCTACAAACCGGACAGCGGCGGGTCGGAGGATGTGGAGGCCAGCGACGGCAGCCAGTGGGCCTTCGTGACGGTGAAAGCCGAAAACAAGTTCCGAATGAAACAGACGCTTCCGATGGGCAATCAGTTCGTCCTCCATACAGGAGGGAAGAAGATCAAACCGACGGACCACATCGCCAAGGAAGACGGGAAGTACAAGGTGAACAAGTTTGGCGACCGAACCGTCGCCTCCGGCGAGAGTCTCGCCGGGTGGCTCGCCTACGAACTCCCTGCGGACGTCTCGGAGCAGGACATAACCATCGAGTGGCACGGTAACGACGACGAAGGCTCGTGGTGGACACGCTGGAACCAGTAG
- a CDS encoding DUF4350 domain-containing protein, with protein MSALAAATAAGPIAATGSSEVRAASGGIPAIEFHSTSSLLDSSGGELTDSSIISVWAEDTASNHDADSNGDATIYSSGTSIPLAATESNVVAFGSMLVEDDTVWQHGNEEFVLNAWDAQLGGSGTVLFDEGHDQYYDLASFSKFESYAENNGYTVTATPSLSSDLGSADAAVITSPATAFSSSELSALSDFVASGGTLFVHDQSDYNDNDTTANLNAIASALGLSFRFNDDEVVDATNNGGSDYLPLTSQFNTDFDYFTDREGLGLDKSKTYTVDVTKVSDGDTATVEFSDGTTESIRILGIDTPELSSHSSAERIQEWEGIEDLSYLQTWGDNAKTFGQDELGGKTVTLAFDENEPIRDTYDRVLGYLYYDADGDGNRDDLYNYHAVEQGYARVYGSGLSKHDEFWRAEDAARSDSLNVWSESAPDEAPEIRNRAVDDLFFPQAASVKTESGGVADSRVPVSAESTATQSGGYSYSGDIPLTAVDEDANVAMVGGPLIDESYESSEGFAVDTSDYENFVFLTNLIDYITDRSGDVLIDGGHGQFDASYALSNDDAAYYGRYLEGVDLSFDQVNHLDAFDLSRWQAVIVTTPVSAFTSAEIDALTSFIADGGAVVLVGAGTAPSGARSNLNSLASSLGTDLRINGDQVTDGTNNVNGDSGIPTTTVFDTSFPLFDAYDGSTGGGDGGSGDGEISIAQIHEDASGNDNNNLDDEYVVFENTGTGSIDLTGWTVEDEASHTYSFPDGFTFDAGAQVTLHTGTGSDTSTDLYWGKTGSAVWNNGGDTVSVYDDSGALSTSKSY; from the coding sequence ATGTCAGCGCTCGCAGCAGCAACGGCAGCGGGACCAATCGCCGCAACGGGTAGTTCCGAAGTACGGGCCGCTTCGGGCGGGATTCCCGCAATCGAATTCCACTCGACGTCGAGCCTCCTCGACTCCTCCGGGGGGGAGTTGACCGATAGCTCGATCATCTCCGTCTGGGCGGAGGACACGGCCAGCAACCACGATGCCGACTCGAACGGCGACGCGACCATCTACAGTAGCGGCACGTCGATTCCGCTGGCAGCCACCGAGTCGAACGTCGTCGCGTTCGGTTCGATGCTCGTCGAGGATGACACCGTCTGGCAGCACGGGAACGAGGAGTTCGTCCTGAACGCGTGGGACGCCCAACTCGGCGGTTCCGGCACCGTTCTCTTCGACGAGGGCCACGACCAGTACTACGACCTCGCGTCGTTCTCGAAGTTCGAGAGCTACGCCGAGAACAACGGCTACACCGTGACGGCAACGCCGAGTCTCTCGTCCGACCTCGGGAGCGCGGACGCGGCCGTCATCACGTCGCCTGCCACCGCGTTTTCGTCCTCCGAACTGAGCGCCCTCTCGGACTTCGTCGCGAGCGGCGGCACGCTGTTCGTCCACGACCAGTCCGACTACAACGACAACGACACGACCGCGAACCTGAACGCCATCGCGTCCGCGCTCGGCCTCTCGTTCCGGTTCAACGACGACGAAGTCGTCGACGCGACCAACAACGGCGGTTCGGATTACCTGCCGCTCACGAGCCAGTTTAACACCGATTTCGACTACTTCACCGACCGCGAGGGACTCGGACTGGACAAGTCCAAGACCTACACCGTGGACGTCACCAAAGTCTCGGACGGCGACACCGCGACGGTGGAGTTCTCCGACGGCACGACCGAGAGCATCCGTATCCTCGGCATCGACACGCCCGAACTCTCCTCGCACAGTTCCGCCGAGCGGATTCAGGAGTGGGAGGGTATCGAGGACCTCAGTTACCTCCAGACGTGGGGTGACAACGCGAAGACCTTCGGACAGGACGAACTCGGCGGGAAGACCGTCACACTCGCGTTCGACGAGAACGAGCCGATCCGGGACACCTACGACCGCGTTCTCGGCTACCTCTACTACGACGCGGACGGCGATGGGAACCGCGACGACCTGTACAACTACCACGCAGTCGAGCAGGGCTACGCCCGCGTTTACGGTTCCGGTCTCTCGAAGCACGACGAGTTCTGGCGTGCGGAGGACGCCGCACGGTCCGACAGTCTCAACGTGTGGAGCGAAAGCGCACCCGACGAGGCTCCGGAAATCCGCAACCGTGCGGTGGACGACCTGTTCTTCCCGCAAGCCGCGAGCGTCAAGACGGAATCGGGCGGCGTCGCCGACTCCCGCGTTCCGGTCTCCGCCGAGAGCACCGCCACCCAGAGTGGCGGCTACAGCTACAGCGGCGACATCCCGCTCACCGCGGTGGACGAGGACGCCAACGTCGCCATGGTCGGGGGCCCGCTCATCGACGAGAGTTACGAGAGCTCCGAAGGCTTCGCCGTCGATACCTCCGACTACGAGAACTTCGTCTTCCTCACCAACCTCATCGACTACATCACGGACCGGAGCGGCGACGTCCTCATCGACGGTGGACATGGTCAGTTCGACGCCTCCTACGCCCTCTCGAACGACGACGCGGCGTACTACGGCCGCTACCTCGAAGGCGTCGACCTCTCGTTCGACCAAGTCAACCATCTCGACGCGTTCGACCTCTCGCGTTGGCAGGCGGTCATCGTCACCACGCCCGTCAGCGCGTTCACGAGCGCCGAAATCGACGCGCTCACCTCGTTCATCGCGGACGGCGGCGCTGTCGTCCTCGTCGGTGCGGGGACAGCACCGTCCGGCGCTCGTTCCAACCTGAACAGTCTCGCGTCCTCTCTCGGAACCGACCTGCGCATCAACGGCGACCAAGTCACCGACGGGACGAACAACGTCAATGGCGATTCGGGCATCCCGACGACCACCGTCTTCGACACGTCCTTCCCGCTGTTCGACGCCTACGACGGCTCGACCGGCGGCGGCGATGGCGGCAGCGGCGACGGCGAGATTTCGATCGCCCAAATCCACGAGGACGCGTCGGGCAACGACAACAACAACCTCGACGACGAGTACGTCGTCTTCGAGAACACGGGAACTGGCTCCATCGACCTCACCGGCTGGACCGTCGAGGACGAGGCCTCCCACACCTACTCGTTCCCCGACGGCTTCACCTTCGACGCCGGTGCGCAGGTGACGCTCCACACCGGCACCGGGTCGGACACGAGCACCGACCTCTACTGGGGCAAAACCGGCTCCGCGGTCTGGAACAACGGCGGCGACACGGTGTCCGTCTACGACGACAGCGGCGCACTGTCCACCAGCAAGTCCTACTGA
- a CDS encoding DUF5786 family protein, with protein MSMGAYDEEEHERRERKNSSVDTTADDVRSEYHGTVEYDSGDSAEDLLKQFQKMKSE; from the coding sequence ATGTCAATGGGTGCCTATGACGAAGAAGAACACGAACGCCGTGAGCGGAAGAACAGTAGCGTCGATACGACCGCCGATGATGTACGATCGGAGTATCACGGGACTGTCGAATACGACTCCGGCGATTCAGCCGAAGATCTGCTCAAACAGTTCCAGAAGATGAAATCCGAGTAG
- a CDS encoding PHP domain-containing protein, with protein MSVFADLHVHTTNSDGSMELSDVPAAARSADVSVVAITDHDRLHPELPTPVSVVDGVTVVHGIELRVSAPDGQHLDLLGYGVYPTPELADELECLQADRKERGQAIIDSVEDRLDIDLGLESREGLGRPHIARAIEAHPETEYDFSGAFDELIGAGGPCYVARDVPTFERGVELLSDASGLVGLAHPYRYDDPTSALALTSELDAVERYYPYGREVDTRPLERAIADHNLVPTGGSDAHGDVLGKAGLSKAEYRHFRSAVTL; from the coding sequence ATGAGCGTTTTTGCGGATCTGCACGTCCACACCACTAACTCCGACGGATCGATGGAACTGTCCGACGTTCCGGCGGCCGCGCGGTCGGCGGACGTGTCCGTCGTCGCCATCACGGACCACGACCGACTGCATCCGGAACTACCGACGCCGGTCAGCGTCGTGGATGGTGTTACGGTCGTTCACGGCATCGAACTGCGGGTGAGCGCACCCGATGGCCAGCATCTCGACTTGCTCGGCTACGGCGTCTATCCGACACCGGAACTCGCCGACGAACTGGAGTGCCTGCAAGCCGACCGCAAGGAACGCGGACAGGCCATCATCGACTCCGTCGAAGACCGACTCGATATCGACCTCGGACTCGAATCGCGCGAAGGGCTCGGACGCCCGCACATCGCTCGCGCCATCGAAGCACATCCGGAGACCGAGTACGATTTTTCCGGCGCGTTCGACGAACTCATCGGCGCTGGCGGACCGTGCTACGTCGCACGGGACGTACCGACGTTCGAGCGCGGCGTCGAACTGCTCTCGGACGCGAGCGGCCTCGTCGGTTTGGCCCACCCGTATCGGTACGACGACCCCACTTCGGCGCTCGCCCTCACCAGCGAACTGGATGCCGTCGAGCGATACTATCCCTACGGACGCGAGGTGGATACGCGACCGCTGGAGCGGGCGATTGCCGACCACAACTTGGTGCCGACTGGCGGAAGCGACGCCCACGGTGACGTGCTCGGAAAAGCCGGACTCTCGAAGGCGGAATACCGTCACTTCAGAAGCGCGGTCACGCTTTGA
- a CDS encoding zinc/iron-chelating domain-containing protein: MEVNCEGCAGCCIDWRAIAPTSSDHERRGPRRPLDDAYNLVPLMREEVEAFVEAGLGDAMTPRLWHDDSGIEIGGERLAAIGGKPAFFLGLRKPPKPVEPFEIGESEWLPTCTFLDPETLQCRIHGTDLYPMECAEYPGHNCKLGQQTECERVEEAFGGERLLDSEPPEALSGLLLGPQAIGEKVFVYPEPDELSPVVDRMLADELTDEDRAHFVASAAASGPGTTEHNRAVYETVLEQARAADSWVGRSIREWEAMAENSDEPDPSVAERVEAERGAPSTPGW, from the coding sequence ATGGAGGTGAACTGCGAGGGATGTGCTGGATGCTGTATCGACTGGCGAGCCATCGCGCCGACTTCCTCGGACCACGAGCGGCGTGGACCGCGCCGACCGTTGGACGACGCCTACAATCTCGTCCCCCTCATGCGCGAGGAAGTGGAAGCGTTCGTGGAGGCCGGACTCGGCGACGCCATGACCCCGCGCCTCTGGCACGACGACTCCGGGATCGAAATCGGCGGCGAACGACTGGCGGCGATCGGGGGGAAACCCGCGTTCTTTCTCGGACTTCGCAAGCCGCCGAAACCCGTCGAGCCGTTCGAAATCGGGGAATCGGAGTGGCTGCCGACCTGCACTTTCCTCGACCCGGAGACGCTGCAGTGTCGGATTCACGGGACCGACCTGTATCCGATGGAGTGTGCGGAGTACCCCGGCCACAACTGCAAGCTGGGACAGCAAACCGAATGTGAGCGGGTCGAGGAGGCGTTCGGCGGGGAGCGATTGCTGGATTCGGAACCGCCGGAGGCGCTCTCCGGACTCCTTCTCGGTCCGCAGGCAATCGGCGAAAAGGTGTTCGTCTATCCGGAACCCGACGAGTTATCCCCCGTCGTCGACCGCATGCTCGCGGACGAGTTGACCGACGAGGACCGTGCCCACTTCGTTGCGAGCGCCGCCGCAAGCGGTCCCGGAACGACGGAACACAATCGGGCGGTGTACGAAACCGTACTGGAACAAGCGCGAGCGGCCGACTCGTGGGTCGGCCGCTCCATTCGGGAGTGGGAAGCGATGGCCGAGAACTCCGACGAACCGGACCCGTCGGTCGCGGAGCGGGTCGAAGCGGAGCGCGGCGCACCGTCCACTCCCGGTTGGTAA
- a CDS encoding ferredoxin family protein → MAIDPQFHENREKVDENDGVAVWGPVDEPETLGIHGTHVAVDFDLCIADGACLEDCPVDVFEWTDTPGHPESEKKAEPANEAQCIDCMLCVDVCPVDAIDVDAGRA, encoded by the coding sequence ATGGCTATCGACCCACAATTCCACGAAAACCGCGAAAAAGTAGACGAAAATGATGGCGTCGCCGTTTGGGGTCCGGTGGACGAACCGGAAACGCTTGGCATCCACGGTACCCACGTCGCAGTCGACTTCGACCTCTGTATCGCCGACGGGGCGTGTCTCGAAGACTGTCCGGTCGACGTGTTCGAGTGGACCGACACGCCGGGCCACCCGGAAAGCGAGAAGAAAGCAGAACCGGCCAACGAAGCGCAATGTATCGACTGCATGCTCTGTGTTGACGTGTGCCCCGTCGATGCCATCGACGTGGACGCTGGTCGCGCCTAA
- a CDS encoding DUF5784 family protein → MASPLRFRRSTERWDDDRITTELYSHLDSNLGARSTTPHYVEPNGFEARRFEMDNGDVALFVWNDDLAYWLGNTETPPALWRTNKYTFDEIPYPIARWSQRELLADLAVESPWLAEYDYLSWFFLPVFFSKDGRETSRAFFRKYAAGFPDATRDQALSFYERFLSTGALDDYRYTMASKLGTSEYFDENRMSSTMSEFTVAKILTDAEYAVEPEIEVTTGHSLDFRADPADGNQSTLVEVTRPRPPTRRAADTPVAAVRETAETKTNGQLSEHGGGAVLFVDCTGFRDDEWAAVVGEQPGVRHRPAVVFRARPSGQIEAYEKGSVPLSLNRALDWV, encoded by the coding sequence GTGGCAAGCCCGCTCCGCTTTCGCCGCTCTACGGAGCGGTGGGACGACGACCGCATAACGACGGAGTTGTATTCGCACCTCGACTCGAACCTCGGGGCGCGTTCGACGACACCACACTACGTGGAACCGAACGGCTTCGAGGCGCGGCGTTTCGAGATGGATAACGGCGACGTGGCGCTGTTCGTCTGGAACGACGACCTCGCCTACTGGCTCGGGAACACCGAGACGCCGCCCGCACTCTGGCGCACGAACAAGTACACCTTCGACGAGATTCCGTATCCGATCGCGCGGTGGAGTCAACGCGAACTCCTCGCGGATCTCGCCGTCGAATCGCCGTGGCTGGCCGAGTACGACTACCTCTCGTGGTTCTTCCTTCCCGTCTTCTTCTCGAAGGACGGCCGCGAAACCTCGCGAGCGTTTTTCCGTAAGTACGCCGCCGGATTCCCCGACGCGACGCGCGACCAGGCGCTCTCGTTTTACGAGCGATTTCTCAGCACGGGTGCGCTGGACGATTACCGATACACGATGGCGTCGAAACTCGGGACGAGCGAGTACTTCGACGAGAACCGCATGAGTTCGACGATGAGCGAGTTCACCGTCGCGAAGATACTGACCGACGCCGAGTACGCCGTCGAACCCGAAATCGAGGTGACGACCGGCCATTCGCTCGATTTCCGTGCCGACCCCGCCGACGGCAACCAGTCAACGCTGGTCGAAGTGACCCGTCCGCGTCCGCCGACTCGGCGGGCCGCGGATACGCCCGTCGCGGCGGTGCGCGAGACCGCGGAAACGAAGACGAATGGGCAACTGAGCGAGCACGGTGGCGGCGCGGTGTTGTTCGTGGACTGCACCGGATTCCGGGACGACGAGTGGGCCGCCGTCGTCGGCGAGCAACCGGGCGTCCGTCATCGACCCGCGGTCGTCTTCCGCGCTCGGCCGTCCGGACAGATCGAAGCGTACGAAAAAGGGTCGGTGCCGCTGTCGCTGAACCGTGCGCTCGACTGGGTCTAG
- a CDS encoding DUF6757 family protein, producing MGNVITAMRCHYCDREATFAPEVDGVQVGLCDAHFREQFESLSDSEMMEKLRNQLDIDGTDRD from the coding sequence GTGGGGAACGTAATCACGGCCATGCGGTGTCATTACTGTGACCGAGAAGCGACGTTCGCACCCGAAGTGGATGGCGTCCAGGTCGGCCTCTGTGATGCCCACTTCCGGGAGCAGTTCGAATCACTCTCGGATTCGGAGATGATGGAGAAGTTGCGGAACCAACTGGACATCGACGGGACCGATAGGGACTAG
- a CDS encoding CBS domain-containing protein — MRAVEDVGRRLSRGERPDLSDDDAFPICDGDGTPVGVLTTDALRSWRERTSVSATTNVGKLVSEDIVLVAPDETALSVYLLFRGGTDYVLVGYSNDVGVLTPSEFSHMVDVRRQIAGVRPNAP, encoded by the coding sequence GTGCGTGCCGTCGAAGACGTTGGCCGACGACTTTCTCGCGGAGAACGCCCCGACCTGAGCGACGACGACGCGTTTCCGATCTGCGACGGCGATGGGACTCCGGTCGGTGTTCTGACGACGGACGCACTTCGGTCGTGGCGCGAGCGGACGAGCGTGTCGGCGACGACGAACGTCGGGAAACTCGTCTCAGAGGATATCGTCTTGGTCGCCCCCGACGAAACCGCCCTCAGCGTTTACCTGTTGTTCCGAGGCGGAACGGACTACGTCCTTGTCGGTTACTCGAACGATGTCGGAGTGTTGACGCCGTCAGAGTTCTCCCACATGGTGGACGTTCGTCGGCAGATCGCAGGCGTTCGACCGAACGCACCGTAG
- a CDS encoding cupin domain-containing protein, which translates to MEKVHVEDVAGQMSAADVRRPVSKALGTEDMAINYYELAPGDSFAFGYHAHDDQEEVFYIQSGTATFETEDGDVVVGAGEAIRFARGEFQRGVNEGDDRVVALALGAPRDTENVEMYRDCPECGERTQNEIEMVGDKEALVTICSDCGAETGRFY; encoded by the coding sequence ATGGAGAAAGTCCACGTCGAGGACGTAGCGGGGCAGATGAGCGCGGCGGACGTTCGACGGCCGGTTTCGAAGGCGCTCGGAACGGAGGACATGGCCATCAACTACTACGAACTCGCACCGGGAGACAGTTTCGCGTTCGGGTATCACGCACACGACGACCAGGAGGAAGTCTTCTACATCCAGTCCGGCACCGCGACGTTCGAAACCGAAGACGGCGACGTGGTCGTCGGAGCGGGCGAAGCGATTCGCTTCGCGCGCGGCGAGTTCCAACGTGGCGTCAACGAAGGTGACGACCGCGTCGTCGCCCTTGCGCTTGGCGCGCCGCGCGACACCGAAAACGTGGAGATGTATCGCGACTGTCCGGAGTGTGGCGAACGAACGCAGAACGAGATAGAGATGGTCGGCGACAAGGAAGCGCTCGTCACCATCTGTTCGGACTGCGGCGCGGAAACCGGTCGATTTTACTGA
- a CDS encoding aldo/keto reductase, translating to MIEIPSPGLGTSQNKDPEQCAETIRTALDVGYRHIDTAQMYENEAGVGDGIARSDVSREDIFLATKVLPANLAYDDVFSSVDESLDKLGTAYVDLLYVHWPMEAYDAEDTLPAFDELCEDGTATDIAVSNFTPELLDEARGLLDAPIVANQVEMHPLLQQEELRAYASDHDMTLVAYSPLMRGGVGDVPELQDIAEKHDSTPSQVSIAWLQGLGNVVPIPKATGEDHLRQNRSVLELDVEDMDAIAAIDRQKRVIDPDAAAWN from the coding sequence GTGATAGAGATTCCATCGCCTGGGTTGGGAACGTCCCAAAACAAGGATCCCGAGCAGTGCGCCGAGACGATCCGGACGGCGCTCGACGTCGGTTACCGACACATCGACACCGCACAGATGTACGAGAACGAGGCGGGTGTCGGCGACGGAATCGCCCGTTCGGACGTGTCCCGTGAGGATATCTTCCTCGCCACGAAGGTTCTCCCGGCCAACCTCGCGTACGACGACGTGTTTTCGAGCGTGGACGAAAGCCTCGACAAACTCGGGACGGCGTACGTCGATCTACTGTACGTCCACTGGCCGATGGAGGCCTACGACGCGGAGGACACGCTCCCGGCGTTCGACGAGTTGTGCGAGGATGGAACCGCCACCGACATCGCCGTGAGTAACTTCACGCCCGAACTGCTGGACGAGGCCCGTGGTCTGCTCGATGCCCCCATCGTCGCCAATCAGGTCGAGATGCATCCGCTGCTCCAACAGGAGGAACTGCGAGCGTACGCATCGGACCACGACATGACGCTCGTCGCCTACTCGCCGCTCATGCGGGGCGGTGTCGGGGATGTCCCCGAACTTCAGGACATCGCCGAAAAGCACGATTCGACGCCGAGCCAAGTCAGCATCGCGTGGTTGCAGGGACTGGGCAACGTCGTCCCCATTCCGAAGGCGACCGGTGAGGACCACCTCCGGCAAAACCGCTCCGTCCTCGAACTCGACGTCGAGGACATGGACGCTATCGCGGCAATCGACCGTCAAAAAAGAGTTATCGACCCGGACGCGGCCGCGTGGAACTAG
- a CDS encoding DCC1-like thiol-disulfide oxidoreductase family protein, with amino-acid sequence MGERFSSASRPSSTSVPPSPPRLVYDDDCGFCTWVAEYADAHGEFELVGFADLTPDQRARPPPDFESCAHLLTDERVYSCGAAMEETLARLDDPSRYAVAMFRHLPESAREQIREPVYRWTATTELGGGSY; translated from the coding sequence ATGGGAGAACGATTCTCGTCGGCATCGCGGCCATCGTCGACATCGGTCCCTCCGTCACCGCCTCGACTCGTCTACGACGACGATTGTGGCTTCTGCACGTGGGTCGCCGAGTACGCCGACGCGCACGGCGAGTTCGAACTCGTCGGCTTCGCCGACCTCACGCCCGACCAGCGCGCCCGCCCCCCACCCGACTTCGAGTCGTGCGCCCACCTGCTCACCGACGAGCGGGTGTACTCGTGTGGCGCGGCCATGGAGGAAACCCTCGCCCGACTCGACGACCCGTCGCGCTACGCGGTGGCGATGTTCCGGCACCTCCCCGAATCCGCCCGCGAACAGATTCGTGAGCCAGTGTACCGCTGGACTGCGACCACCGAGCTTGGTGGGGGAAGCTACTGA